The Vicia villosa cultivar HV-30 ecotype Madison, WI linkage group LG1, Vvil1.0, whole genome shotgun sequence genome includes a region encoding these proteins:
- the LOC131659397 gene encoding uncharacterized protein LOC131659397 has translation MATKKVKIARFLLPQPHRSTISRTLAPSSSSSSHFNSGTFGKTRSLTFASNSVEVVDTGAALHCWSSPSNIISLFLSLSSSHSPPLLLQLTSSTTILIGPSDWEDYSKGKEGSTRYRIHNLPENPGTHLSSNQRDSFFDLFQRKEKGADPSLTEFYFRTHRKKDQSWVGVHAESAYDKFEQKKLEISSQNPTIPGEDEADSQPTNEMPPDLDIWVESVGKKKGNRVFGLGTASKTLVSVSKKPSSLSSDSQEVDVLRSQGHALNASLQRQEQEKMVMRQQLHRQEEKMAEANNKISFLMNHLGFVGSSSHPPQPTNENDHTNEDVVDETDEEDLSNEF, from the exons ATGGCTactaaaaaagttaaaattg CACGATTTCTGTTGCCGCAACCTCACCGGAGCACGATTTCGCGAACCCTAGCGCCgtcgtcttcttcatcttcacactTCAACTCAG GAACTTTTGGGAAGACGCGGTCACTAACCTTTGCATCAAATTCGGTTGAAGTTGTTGATACTGGTGCGGCATTGCATTGCTGGTCATCTCCCTCCAATATC atctctctttttctctcccTATCCTCTTCTCACTCACCACCATTGTTGTTGCAACTCACCTCTTCTACTACG ATTCTTATTGGTCCTTCTGATTGGGAGGATTATTCCAAAGGAAAAGAGGGATCTACAAGATACAGAATTCATAACCTGCCAGAGAATCCAGGTACCCATTTATCATCTAATCAAAGAGATTCTTTCTTTGACTTATTTCAG AGAAAGGAAAAGGGTGCAGATCCATCATTGACCGAGTTCTATTTTCGCACACATCGGAAAAAGGATCAAAGTTGGGTTGGAGTTCATGCTGAATCTGCATAT gATAAATTTGAACAGAAAAAGTTGGAGATTTCTTCTCAGAATCCAACTATTCCAGGAGAGGACGAAGCTGATAGTCAACCAACTAATGAAATGCCACCGGATTTGGATATATGGGTAGAGTCGGTTGGAAAGAAGAAAGGGAATAGGGTATTTGGTCTTGGAACCGCATCTAAGACTTTGGTTTCTGTATCAAAGAAACCCTCAAGTCTTTCAAGTGACTCTCAAGAGGTTGATGTTTTGAGAAGTCAAGGCCATGCCTTAAATGCATCGTTGCAAAGACAAGAACAAGAAAAGATGGTGATGAGGCAACAATTGCATCGACAAGAAGAAAAGATGGCCGAAGCGaataataaaatttcatttttaatgaatCATTTAGGATTTGTTGGGTCTTCTTCTCATCCACCACAACCCACTAATGAAAATGATCACACAAATGAAGATGTCGTCGATGAAACAGATGAAGAAGACCttagtaatgaattttga